In Dermochelys coriacea isolate rDerCor1 chromosome 10, rDerCor1.pri.v4, whole genome shotgun sequence, one DNA window encodes the following:
- the BLOC1S6 gene encoding biogenesis of lysosome-related organelles complex 1 subunit 6 isoform X2: MLLSLCALSWQRRGAPWSSPRGRRGSSWRPPPRSRRDPRWNFFTQIPFLHNQVVLLDTLEQEISKFKECNSILDINALFSEAKHYHNKLVNIRKEMMMLHEKTSKLKKRALKLQQKRQKEELEREQQREKELEREKQLTAKPARRT; encoded by the exons ATGCTGCTGTCGCTCTGTGCCCTCAGCTGGCAGCGGCGAGGGGCGCCATGGAGCAGCCCGAGGGGAAGGAGGGGTTCCAGCTGGAGGCCGCCGCCCCGGAGCAGACGGGACCCGCGCTGG AATTTCTTCACTCAAATCCCCTTCTTACAT AATCAAGTAGTGTTACTAGACACATTAGAGCAAGAAATCTCAAAATTCAAAGAATGTAATTCCATTCTTGATATCAATGCTTTG ttttcagaagCTAAACATTATCACAACAAGCTAGTGAatattagaaaagagatgatgatGCTCCATGAAAAGACATCAAAGTTAAAA AAAAGAGCACTCAAACTGCAGCAGAAGAGGCAGAAAGAAGAACTAGAACGAGAACAGCAACGTGAGAAGGAACTTGAAAGAGAGAAACAATTAACAGCAAAACCAGCTAGAAGGACATGA
- the BLOC1S6 gene encoding biogenesis of lysosome-related organelles complex 1 subunit 6 isoform X3, whose protein sequence is MEQPEGKEGFQLEAAAPEQTGPALDSCQASPDEGLIEDLAIVDKKAVEQLTEGLISHYLPDLQRSKLALQELTQNQVVLLDTLEQEISKFKECNSILDINALKRALKLQQKRQKEELEREQQREKELEREKQLTAKPARRT, encoded by the exons ATGGAGCAGCCCGAGGGGAAGGAGGGGTTCCAGCTGGAGGCCGCCGCCCCGGAGCAGACGGGACCCGCGCTGG ATTCCTGCCAGGCATCTCCAGATGAGGGACTAATAGAAGATTTGGCTATTGTAGATAAGAAAGCTGTGGAGCAACTAACTGAAGGATTGATTTCTCATTATTTACCTGATCTTCAGCGATCAAAACTAGCCCTCCAAGAGCTCAC aCAGAATCAAGTAGTGTTACTAGACACATTAGAGCAAGAAATCTCAAAATTCAAAGAATGTAATTCCATTCTTGATATCAATGCTTTG AAAAGAGCACTCAAACTGCAGCAGAAGAGGCAGAAAGAAGAACTAGAACGAGAACAGCAACGTGAGAAGGAACTTGAAAGAGAGAAACAATTAACAGCAAAACCAGCTAGAAGGACATGA
- the BLOC1S6 gene encoding biogenesis of lysosome-related organelles complex 1 subunit 6 isoform X1: MEQPEGKEGFQLEAAAPEQTGPALDSCQASPDEGLIEDLAIVDKKAVEQLTEGLISHYLPDLQRSKLALQELTQNQVVLLDTLEQEISKFKECNSILDINALFSEAKHYHNKLVNIRKEMMMLHEKTSKLKKRALKLQQKRQKEELEREQQREKELEREKQLTAKPARRT, encoded by the exons ATGGAGCAGCCCGAGGGGAAGGAGGGGTTCCAGCTGGAGGCCGCCGCCCCGGAGCAGACGGGACCCGCGCTGG ATTCCTGCCAGGCATCTCCAGATGAGGGACTAATAGAAGATTTGGCTATTGTAGATAAGAAAGCTGTGGAGCAACTAACTGAAGGATTGATTTCTCATTATTTACCTGATCTTCAGCGATCAAAACTAGCCCTCCAAGAGCTCAC aCAGAATCAAGTAGTGTTACTAGACACATTAGAGCAAGAAATCTCAAAATTCAAAGAATGTAATTCCATTCTTGATATCAATGCTTTG ttttcagaagCTAAACATTATCACAACAAGCTAGTGAatattagaaaagagatgatgatGCTCCATGAAAAGACATCAAAGTTAAAA AAAAGAGCACTCAAACTGCAGCAGAAGAGGCAGAAAGAAGAACTAGAACGAGAACAGCAACGTGAGAAGGAACTTGAAAGAGAGAAACAATTAACAGCAAAACCAGCTAGAAGGACATGA